CGGCCCCATCAGCAGCACCAGACGCTGGAAGCCGCGATGACGGTAGACCTTGCCATTGCGCCGCAACGCCAGGCCCAGCACACCGACGAGGATCATCAACATGCCGAGCCCGGCCATGACGCGGAAGCTCCAGAAAATCACGGTCGAGTTCGGCCGGTCTTCTTTCGGGAAGCTCTTGAGCGCCGGGATCTGCTTGTCGAGGCTGTGGGTGAGGATCAGGCTGCCGAGGTACGGAATCTCGATCGCGTATTTGGTCTTCTCCGCCTGCATGTCCGGGATGCCGAACAGCACCAGCGGGGTCGGCCCGTTGTCGGCGTTTTCCCAGTGACCTTCGATGGCAGCGATTTTCGCCGGTTGGTGTTCCAGGGTGTTCAAGCCATGGGCGTCACCCACCACCGCTTGAATCGGCGCCACGATCAGCGCCATCCACAGCGCCATGGAAAACATCTTGCGCACCGGTTTGCTGTCATTGCCACGCAGTAAATGCCAGGCCGCCGAAGCGCCGACGAAAAACGCCGTGGCAACGAACGCGGCAATCGCCATGTGCGCCAGACGGAACGGGAACGACGGGTTGAACACGATCGCCAGCCAGTCCAGCGGCATCACACGACCGTCGACGATTTCGAAACCTTGCGGGGTCTGCATCCAGCTGTTGGACGCGAGAATCCAGAAGGTCGAGATCAGCGTGCCGATGGCGACCATCACCGTGGCGAAGAAGTGCAAGCCACGGCCCACGCGGTTCCA
The sequence above is a segment of the Pseudomonas sp. HS6 genome. Coding sequences within it:
- a CDS encoding cytochrome ubiquinol oxidase subunit I, which codes for MFNLEALDLARIQFAFTVSFHIIFPAITIGLASFLAVLEGLWLKTHNDTYRDLYHFWSKIFAVNFGMGVVSGLVMAYQFGTNWSGFSDFAGSVTGPLLTYEVLTAFFLEAGFLGVMLFGWNRVGRGLHFFATVMVAIGTLISTFWILASNSWMQTPQGFEIVDGRVMPLDWLAIVFNPSFPFRLAHMAIAAFVATAFFVGASAAWHLLRGNDSKPVRKMFSMALWMALIVAPIQAVVGDAHGLNTLEHQPAKIAAIEGHWENADNGPTPLVLFGIPDMQAEKTKYAIEIPYLGSLILTHSLDKQIPALKSFPKEDRPNSTVIFWSFRVMAGLGMLMILVGVLGLALRRNGKVYRHRGFQRLVLLMGPSGLIALLAGWITTEVGRQPWVVYGLMRTHDAASHHSVAQMSTSLALFVVIYCSVFTVGIGYMMKLVSKGPQPHHEHPPEGTQIQTPRRPLSAVTDNLESATRIH